The Raphanus sativus cultivar WK10039 chromosome 2, ASM80110v3, whole genome shotgun sequence genome includes a region encoding these proteins:
- the LOC108840563 gene encoding actin-depolymerizing factor, with product MANAASGMAVEDNCKLKFLELKKRTYRFIIFRIDGQQVVVEKLGNPQETYDDFTASLPADECRYAVFDFDFTTNENCQKSKIFFIAWSPDSSRVRMKMVYASSKDRFKRELDGIQVELQATDPSEMSFDIIKSRAL from the exons ATG GCCAACGCGGCATCGGGGATGGCAGTGGAGGACAACTGCAAGCTGAAGTTTTTGGAGCTAAAGAAAAGAACCTATCGGTTCATAATATTCAGGATAGACGGGCAGCAAGTGGTGGTGGAAAAGTTAGGAAACCCCCAAGAGACTTACGATGATTTCACCGCTTCCCTCCCTGCCGACGAGTGCCGCTATGCGGTTTTCGATTTCGACTTTACCACCAATGAAAATTGCCAGAAGAGCAAAATCTTTTTCATCGCCTG GTCACCGGATTCATCTAGAGTGAGGATGAAGATGGTGTACGCAAGCTCTAAGGATAGGTTCAAGAGAGAATTGGATGGGATTCAGGTGGAGTTGCAAGCCACTGATCCTAGCGAGATGAGTTTCGACATTATCAAAAGCCGAGCTCTCTAG
- the LOC108834863 gene encoding transcription factor LAF1-like, with amino-acid sequence MFQNREMAKMKSGERLKQRQRKGFWSPEEDEKLSRFILSHGHSCWTTVPIKAGLQRNGKSCRLRWINYLRPGLKRDMISAEEEEIILTFHSSLGNKWSKIAQYLPGRTDNEIKNYWHSHLKKRWLTTHSSQHAPSISSSSGSRVSCGERNTQTLVPNHVISFQGLPDKTSSSPSQESNNNYLCSSGPEEIPRLFFSEWFSSSDVTDSKHNQAPSIEGTISDYQEPGDVDQFHYNEMMMNNSNWTLDDVVFSSKCKKQEQKINKEDSDCNSFGFFFFHQE; translated from the exons ATGTTTCAGAACAGAGAAATGGCGAAAATGAAATCTGGAGAGAGGCTAAAGCAGAGACAAAGGAAAGGGTTCTGGTCACCTGAAGAAGACGAGAAGCTAAGCAGATTCATCCTCTCTCATGGCCATTCTTGCTGGACCACTGTTCCCATCAAAGCTG GGTTACAAAGGAATGGGAAGAGCTGCAGACTAAGATGGATTAATTACCTAAGACCAGGGTTAAAGAGGGATATGATTagtgcagaagaagaagaaattatCTTGACGTTTCACTCTTCCCTGGGTAACAA GTGGTCAAAGATTGCGCAATACTTACCTGGAAGAACAGACAACGAGATAAAGAACTATTGGCACTCTCATTTGAAAAAGAGATGGCTCACGACTCATAGCTCTCAACACGCACCATCTATTTCCTCTTCTTCTGGATCACGCGTTTCTTGTGGAGaaagaaacacacaaacattAGTCCCAAATCACGTCATCTCCTTCCAGGGACTTCCAGATAAGACATCTTCATCTCCATCACAAGAAAGCAACAACAACTATCTATGTTCTTCTGGTCCTGAGGAGATTCCAAGGCTTTTCTTCTCCGAGTGGTTTTCTTCCTCTGATGTGACAGACTCTAAACACAATCAAGCTCCAAGTATTGAAGGAACTATCTCAGATTACCAGGAACCAGGTGATGTTGATCAGTTCCATTACAACGAAATGATGATGAACAACAGCAACTGGACTCTTGACGACGTCGTTTTTAGCTCTAAGTGCAAGAAGCAggaacaaaaaattaataaagagGACTCAGATTGTAACtcttttggtttcttcttttttcatcaAGAATGA
- the LOC108840927 gene encoding probable prolyl 4-hydroxylase 12 yields MASLSQIFLILMIMSSSSPFCFGGSRKELRDKDESYTQSSYVVGSKSVDPRRVLQLSWQPRVFLYRRFLSEEECDHLISLRKESSEVKSGDADGKTQLDSVVAGIEEKISAWTFLPRENSSPIKVRSYTSEKTGKKLDYFGEDSSSVWHESLLATIILYVSNTTQGGELLFPYSEVKSTQSWSDCSQTGNILRPVKGNAVLFFTSHLNVSLDPTSTHFRCPVLKGELLVATKLIYAKKQAINDEESGECSDEDENCGQWAELGECKKNPVYMIGSPDYFGTCRKSCNAC; encoded by the exons ATGGCTTCCCTTAGCCAAATCTTCCTTATTCTGATGatcatgtcttcttcttctcctttctgCTTCGGTGGAAG tCGGAAGGAACTCCGAGATAAAGATGAGAGTTATACACAGTCGAGTTATGTTGTTGGATCTAAATCTGTGGACCCGAGACGTGTTCTTCAACTCTCATGGCAACCAAG GGTCTTTCTTTACCGCAGATTCTTGTCAGAGGAAGAGTGTGATCATCTGATATCTCTG AGAAAGGAGAGTTCAGAGGTTAAGTCAGGGGATGCTGATGGGAAGACGCAACTT GATTCAGTAGTTGCTGGAATTGAAGAAAAGATTTCTGCATGGACTTTCCTACCAAGAG AAAACAGTAGTCCGATCAAGGTAAGAAGTTACACGTCGGAAAAGACAGGCAAGAAGTTGGATTATTTTGGAGAAGATTCTAGCTCAGTATGGCATGAATCTCTGTTGGCAACTATCATTCTCTACGTCTCAAATACAACTCAAGGTGGAGAGCTTCTCTTCCCATATTCAGAG GTGAAAAGCACACAGAGTTGGTCAGACTGCTCACAGACCGGTAACATTTTAAGACCAGTAAAAGGAAACGCAGTTCTGTTCTTCACAAGCCACTTGAATGTATCTTTGGATCCAACAAGCACTCATTTTAGATGTCCTGTGCTGAAAGGGGAACTGTTGGTGGCGACAAAACTGATATACGCCAAGAAACAAGCAATAAATGATGAGGAGAGCGGTGAATGCAGTGATGAAGATGAGAACTGTGGGCAATGGGCTGAGCTTGGAGAATGCAAGAAGAACCCTGTTTATATGATTGGCTCTCCTGATTACTTTGGTACCTGCAGAAAGAGTTGTAACGCTTGTTGA